CTGGCTCTCAAGTACACACTCCTCAAAAGTATCTGGATCAAATAcaacattttgttgtttttcCAAATGATACGGAAGCCTAATTACCGCCAGATACCTCTCATGAATATCGAAGGCATATATCCTCCAGGCAGCCTCACACGCAGAAAGATACCTGTTATATTTTCATGTAAACCAAAAAACAGGTATGAAACAGGTAGTTTACACTATGTAGATATCCTAATTTCTGAATGTATATAATACATGGCTACAGAAATTCAATTAATCATACCTTGCATCAAAGAAGTCCTTAATTTCgtctttttcttcatcatacACTCCTGCTGTAACTCGATCGGGTCCCTTGTTCATGTATTTGAACAAATATCGGATAGAGCCATGCTGATTGCACCATTCCGTATTCATATGAGCTTGAAACATTTTCAAAAGTGTGTCGTTATAAGGAACAACATAACTATTGTCCAAGGGGACATTGCTTTTTAAAACACTTCGACCATTATCACGCCTTCTGTAAACTGGATGTCCATCTTTGTCGACCGTGGTATGTTCAATAAATTCTTTTGGAAAATTTTTGGAACAACTGTTGGTCTCGACCATACATGGAGAATTCGGATTTGCTTTACCACAAGGACCATGCATCATAGAATCCGTGACTAATTTATGCAAGTCAGGTTGAGTTTCTTCATCGGGGATCTCAGCAGAAATGATGCGATCAATGTCAGCGGGTTCTGGCAATTTGTAATCCGCACCTAAGAAAAGACAAATATGCGCATGTGGAAGACCTCGTTTCTCGAACTCTATGGTGTACACATCTGccatatgattaaaaaaaatgtatttaagGTCACATTTTACAATTATAGCAATGATCATGATGTAACGAACATGCAAACTTACATGCTTCAACTTTCCCAAATAAATGATCTTCTTTAAAAGTCTTCATCAATCTGTCCAATTTCATCTTAAACATTCTTGCAATATAGTCTCCTGCATCCTCTGGACTAAGCCTTTCATCTGCCAATACTCTTACAAGTTCCGGCCACTTTGGGTTGCAGGTAAATGTTATAAAAAGGTCTGGATAACCAAATTTTTTGCAAATTGCCATTGCATCAAGGTAGTTTTGCATCATATATCTCGAACTTCCAGTAAATGAGGAAGGTAGTATTACACCCTGCCCAAGATAAGTCGCCTCTATATTACCTTTATTTACTGCCTTAACTAACCTGTCGTAGCTTTCACTTCTAAGGTTACCTTGATTGAACCGTATGTATGATATCCTTTCCGACTCAATCATGGTGTATGCATCAACCAAGAATTGCTGAAAAAGTTTCCTAGACTTTAATTGCAAACTTTGTAAATGGGGTCTGTGTTGGATCATGTATGCAAAAAATTGCCGCATCGTTACTTTGCTGGCTTTGCCTGTAGTCAAGTCTTCGACATTATTGTGATATATGTCTACACGGTAACCATCTTCTGCATAAGCGAATATCAAGGGATACTGAAGAGCAAGGTACTGTGGATGTAGTTCACTTATGCGTTGCAGATCACCAGAATGGCTTTCGATGATGATATCTCGTTTGTCAAACGAATAATCAATGTCACCAGGTACTAAAGCTGCAATTTCTGGTGCAGTTGGGAGACAGTAAGTCCTTCCATCCTTTTTTCTGGTTCCAATCAGTTTTAGCTTGAATGATTCGCTAGGATTTTCTTCATACCTATCCCTGGCAAGGCGGAAGGTGCCGACCAGTAGGTTGCAGGCGTCCAACATTTCTTGAATATCCTTTATAAGATCTTTGTCTAATGGTTGAATTTTTCTGGACGATGACGGGTTGTCTTTgctgttgtttaaaaaaaatgacaataataaAGTATGCTAATGAAATATGGTAAGGCATAAGCTGTTATACAAAGAAATCTAAGTATTCATATAAAACTTAGTGATTGGGCAATTTATTTAACTTATATGTATGCAGTTAGATTCCATTATTATTTAGTAGCATACCTCACCGCATTCAATCTGTGTTCAACCTCATTTGTAGTGTCATAGATGTACATTTGAGAAAATATTGGAGGGGAATCACCAACAGGAACTAAACCGCCCAATCTATGACAGTTCCCGCCTTGGATGCGAAATACATTAGGACCACGTCCCTTGTTAGCTTCTTTGTCTACTCTACCACCCATGGAAGTAAAAGAAAACATGGTATTGTATCGACGAATATTGTCCAAAAAATGTTTGCTTTTTGGGTGGTTGCCTGTGTACAGCTTCATCAACAATTCAGGAGGGTCTTTCGGGAAGACCGGAAGTGCTATCTTGCCACCCTTACAACACAATGTATATGATCCGGACTTGCCTTTCCCACTACCTCTCAAAGTCTCGCTATACCACAACATTGCTCCACAGGATTGACAAGGGTAAATTGGATCTTCTTCATCAATGTACTCTGTTAAATGAAGAAAGATTAATATTGTTATTGCGAAAAGTATGTAGTACCATTGaagatattgttttttttttaaaaagatgtgTTTAAAATGGAGTCTTAAAATGTTTACCAGTAGAAATGCCCCTACGTGAATTGTCATTCGTGTCATCATCCTCAGCATCAAAATCAAGTCTACGTGTCTCTGAAAAATCAAATCTGGTTGCATTGATATTCTGACCAATTTGATTTCCTGCAACTTTTTTAAGCACATGAAATGGAAACATTGAGCTGAAAGTATAAATTGTGTGACAGTAAAATAAGGTAATAAGTTGTGATATATTTGGTAACATGGGTAAAACCATTTGATGTATGTCGGCGTTTGGATCTCTTAGCGTCTAATATATCTTTGCGGCGCTTTCGTGCTTGGGCAAAACCTTTAGCTCTAACAATATCAATATTGATCTGTGAGGTGTTGGCAGACGATCGACTTTGATGATGTAGGTTTGATTTTCGTTTGCTTCTTTGTACAGTCCCAGATGAAATCATATTAACAGGTAGTGTTGGTTCCAATAAAGTCGATCCTTCATGATAAGGAATCACAACATCaataaaagtatgaaaatgGTTTGCTGGTTCCTCTAGATAGTTAATATATggtcaatataaaaaaataagtcGATTACCATGCGACAGGAGTGATTTTGGAGACACTAAAAATGAAGGAGAGCTATATGATGAATTATTAGCTGACGAACATCTAAGACCTATAAGACGATAATAAGCTTAGGTCTAATAAGTACAATAAATCTGATCAAAAAGAAACATAACCTTGTTAGAGATAAAAATAGAAATGTATGCTGGTATATTTCAACCAAATGGTAGGTGTGTTGATCCCATCAGTGTGAATTTCATATTTAAGTGGCCGGTGTCATATGCAGAATATGGATTGTGCTGTATAGAGCTAAAGTATAGCGGAATTTCAATCTCTacatatgagttttttttttgacaaaataaatatgaaagtaAACAACATACCAAGTTGAGGAATTGTTGGAGTACACGGTCCTTCAATAGAGATTCGTTTGCGTTGGTCTAATATGCTAGCTGGAGAAACCGTAGGGTAGTACTTAGCATAAATATTAATAGGGTTCTGTTGTGAAGATTTATCCCTTAGAGATGCTCGACGACTCATCCTTGCTTGTAATGTATGGTCCTGAGGTATTGGAGTTATAGTAGCGTTTGTGCTCAGTGCTCGCGCATTTATTTGATTCCATGTATTCGTTACATCTTTGAGAGGTTGTATGTGACTAACACCTCGGGAACCTATACATTTATGCAATAAAAGATATTTAGCTTTATCTCCTAATATTGTATGTTCCGTGAATAAATTATATAACCGGAGTAAACGTCATGGTAAAGAAAATATAGCTTCATATAATAATCGATATTAGATATCATACCAATGTGCGGATTTTGAACACTACTCCGTGTTCCAATGGCTATGCCTTTTCCTTTGTCGAGTCTGGATGATGGAGTCGCAAAAGAGTAGGAATTTGCATTGCTAGTACCAGATGAATTAGTAGTAGTTGATTGTTTACCGGTTATAGATGTACGACGATCTATCCTCGTCTGAAATGTATGCTCTGCATAACCTGGAGATTGAGATTTGTTTGTGGTCGATACCCCTGTATTTTTTTGAGGCAATGAACTTGTAACATCTACAGGAGGCTGGACATGACTGACTCAACGGGAACCTAACAAAATTACACGTGGACTTGAGCACATAAAAACCGAGGCATATAGAAACAAAATCCAAGTTTAATTAAAGGGCAAACAAATTGCATTATTCGATAAGTTTAGAACTCCGGGGTTGCTGACATCTCCTCCATTTCTAATACTCTTCATCACTCTGAACGGTTACCTGCGTATCTTGTTTGTCGAAGACTTGCCGGATTCAGGGCAGCATTAGTTTCAGTTTGAACTTCAGCATCTGGATAGGGGCGCTTACCATGTGGACTATCCGCAGTGCTAACAGTGTCACCCAGTACAGACATGGAGTCCTAAGACAAaatgaaaaaactaaaattaagtATGTATAAATTATGCAAGAATGGTGCATTATTCGTGTATATCTTATATTAAGCTTATGTAAAAAACTACATTAAAACCACCTTCGATGCAAACATCCTACTTGATCAACATTTGACCTTCGTGCAATGTACAACTACTTAACTGTTGACTGTTATAAACTCCAAGATCAACATTACTTTGATTAATAGTAACAGATATAAATATGTTCAGGTATCTTATAGCTTTTTCGATAGGGAATATCTAATTTTCGATATTAACACAAGGTTTCATTGAACAGGCTTAATAGTAACACTATTTTATAAGCTATACTAATTTTTGGTACATATAATTCAAGGCATGAGTCAAGCTAAAGAATGAATGAAATGTGAAGCAATTAAAATAATACCAAACAAATGACAGCACATTAACGAATAACAGGGTGCTATATCAATTTACCTTGACGGAACTGCGTCCAGCTGTAATGTAATTAGCATGTGGGGGTGGTACAAATGTGTAGGCTACAGGTTCCTATGAGTTAGAAGATGAAACAAAACTCAGCAATTGATCACGGGAAAAAAAATAGTGGAACACTATGTGGCACATTATCATGTTCTAAGAATAGTTATACCGTCTCAACGCCAAAGTGGTTCTTGAATGCCGCAACAGTCTGGCTGTCCTCGGTGAGAGCCACAACGGTATAGTAATGAAAATCTTCGGTCCTGTTATACGGCTCTATCGCAAACTTGAATAGGAAAGATTTGTCCACAATCTCATTCAGCTCATCAGGGATGCTATCAGGGTCATCTAAATACCGCTTTCTCAGATCAAGTGCACTATGTCCAATCAGTTGTTTGATATGGCTGTCTAACAATGTGAAGCATGTTGACCCAGTGTCATTCACAACACGAACATAGACTTTGAACCTAATACAACATGATTGCAAGAAAGCTTAGGTAACGGGAATACTAAGTAGTAAgtaatacataatatatactGATATGTAATATGTAGTTTAACATACTTTGCAGTGAGTGATTTTGGGTTTTCTCCACAGTCCGGGCACCATAATCCTTTCTCatcactttttactttcttGTTGCAAGGCTTGCAAGTAGAGTACCACCATGCTTCATCAGGTTCAATACTGTCTTTTGTTGCATAGGTAGCATAATTGCCATCCTAATACACATGATACTTGATTAATTGTTATTAAATATTCCCAACAATAAAAGATTTCATTTGTACAAAtttttaagttagaaaaaagtTGCAAACATCATCGTTACTTGCAAATAAATGTCATGGAAGATAGAAGTgtgttttaaaaatatgatactTACGGGTTCATGTAGCATGTAATCATTTAATGGCACATAACTGCAGTCTTTAAAAAATTCAGATGGATTAGTTTGAACCGACAGTGTGTTTGCAGCTTGGATCCTCTCAACTGGTCCTCTTCCATCATAcctgtaatatatatatgtttagacaTAGCTATAAGGTTATTCACAGTTCCAATATACATAATTACTCTCATTTAACGAAGACATAGGTATTAGAATGTATTTGTTAAGAGAAGGCAGAGCTAACCGTTGCAGGAAGTCATTGACCTCCGGGATGTCACTGTTAACAAAGAGCTTCGTTCTAGAAAAAGCATTTGCGACACCCTTGCCCCCTAGATTGGAAAACATTGTAATACAATAAGAAAATAAGAGAACAAAGTATCCACAAACAGTATAAGCTGTTCAAGATATATCAAGTTAGGGGACTTACTCCTCCACACGTTAATCTTTGCAAACTGAACGATGATGACAATGGGTTTGTTTGGTTCTTGCTTGTTAAGCTCATCTTGCAGTATTTCAATATATTTCCCAAACAATGTAAGCCTGAGTTCAACCGATCTAGAAAGAAAAATTTGACAAAAAGTGGTTAATAAATCGAACAGGTAATAGTCATATAGACAGTCATGTATAATCAAAGAAAACCCACTCTAAATCTTTAAGATAACACACGATCTTGTTTACTTCGGTATTGTCTTGCTTTTTAAAGGAGGTGATATTTTCGATCCTCACAAGAGCTCCAATGACATCTGATGAAAAAGTATGAAAGTGAAACCAATGTAATttctaaaaagtgaaaaacaaccGGCATAAAAAATCATGCATTGAAAGTAAGTTGAAAACTAACCGACATAATCCAGATCTTTAATTTCAGCTTTGGTGTGAATTTCAGCTTTGGTGTGAATCTGAGTGAAGGTTGTGAAGTTAAATCCATAACGTGATCCAGTGTAGTCTAGTATGGTTGAACAGAATCTTATATGGATGGGAGGTCGGTTGAAACTTGTGAATTTTTTGTGACCCATTAGAAGCTGCAGAATATGCCGTTATTGAAACAGTTGCACCATCATTCAAGACATGCTGCCATTGAGAAATAAGTTTCTTGCCTCTTAACATAGCGGGCATCCGACCAGCCTGCAACGTTAAaacaatcaaataataaacgATACACCTGTATAtatgataaattttttattgttttatttcgGTTGAGAATGAGTCATTACAAACCTGTTCATCAGCAAGAATGAGTTCCAGCATTGGGTCTTTACCCTGTGGATTTTGCCACCAAGTGTGTATCACGCGAACCCTTACAGTTGCGTGACGTTTGCTAGGTTTGACATTGATTAGCCTTGTTGCCATCGTGGATATGtctctataaatatatatatatatacagatcaGTTCatacaaaagttatatatatatatatacagaccaGTTCATACAAAAGTAGATGTTCACACAAAacagatacatatatatgcacTTAAAAATTATTATCCAATTTACGGACAACGAACATCAAAATATTCGAAAATATTATGCAATTTACGGACAACGAACATCAAAGTATTCTCCTTCAGACTATCGAGAGAACAACATTTAAAAGTTTAACTATATTAAATGTGGTTACTATATACAGTTTTGTCAAAAGAAAGCTTGATAGTAGTACAATGATACAATTTTGATAACACATAAATGAAGCACCCAAAATTGTTTATTACAGGTATAAATTTGGATCTTTTTCTAATCTTCAAACCAATTTGCCTTTAactttcaaaacaaacatataaatgatgatagactAAACAAATGCTTGTGCAATAatcatacatttatttatatatatcgatatctatacatatatctatatatatagatatatgtaatcAGTTCTTACCAAAATTAACATTTCTTACCAAAATTAACATTcacacaaaaacaaatatatatatagaaatgttgtacaaaaatatatatatagatataaatgacACAAAACATCATCAATATAAAGATGATACAAACATTCAAAAGACCATCGATCTGaatcatacatatatttaaagaGGTACAAAACATCatcaatatctatataaaaacTGATCAtcggtatatatataaagatttatattaacatacatcaaaataaaaactcaCTAAAAAGAAATACAGAACCACGGGTCGAGAATGACAAAATAGAAGAAGTTGTTTTCGTGAAATTGTTTTCGTGATGGTATGAACCGGAATGACAAAATAGAAGAAGTTTCGATGTGCTGAATCTCTATAGGTTTTGTGATAATATATAGATTTGAGATATTTCGAGATTTAACAATtattttaaaaccctaaatcccTAAAGTTTAGGGATTTGAGGTAATCTGAGTTATTAATTCGAAGATAAAATTGGAAAGGATTTTGGGGACTATGAAATAATTGGATAAAATGAAATTAGGGTTGTGTATGTTTATAGATCTGGAtgctttttttcaaaaaaaccgATGTGACTGACTCCTTATTAATAGTGGGTTTGAGAACTATAAACAAAAACCTCCTTGGTTGAAGTGGTAAACGTGATAACCTGTTGTACGAAAGGTCCCGGGTTCGAAACCATAAAGGCGTATATTTATGTCTTACATGCTGATACACATCAGCACAGAAAATGCTGACGTGGCTGCTGACGTGTCGTGCGAATCGCTCTGGTAATGCCACATCAGAAAAAGCTGACATGGCGGGCTCAGAGAGCGCCACGCGGGCGCTTTCTGatagccttttatatatatatatatatatatatatagaagcttCCTGCTACCCCATGAATTCAGAAAGGAGACACAATGGAAGAAAACTCTGAAGGGCAGCTATcctcgttatatatatatatatatcatggaTATTTTCGAGTTATCAGATATTGAGACTAACGTTTTAGATATGTTcataagttttaaaatattttcagatATTGAAACTAAGCTTTTTCgatattttttgatattttcggATATTTtcgaattaaaaaaaatgacattgaaatttaacaaaaaataaaaattctagATATTTTCAGATATCCAAAATATCtgaaacttttcaaaaattactATCCCAATTTGAATCTTAAATTTACGGTATCCAACTTTTCGAAGAATTCGAATCTGATTTTCGGATCTTGGTTCGAATTTGGATACTTTTGAACACCCTTGTGTTTGTGTAGATAGAAGGACATTAATACCTTTAATGTGCTACTCACATGGGAAACTTAAGAGCACTAATTAATGGTTTGGTTAGTGAGGGTCAGCgttgcaactgaaacatatcttcaaggattacaattattaaatattcaaaaGAGGGACTGTCGttgcaaaaagtgacaaaccacgAGGACCATTCTTGTATTTAATTCTATATTTTAATAGTTCAAAATGTAGATTTCGCCATAAGTTTAAATCATAAACATAAGAGCATTGCTAGAGTTTGTAAAtctataattacattatttacaCGTGACATCAATAACCATCAAGGAAACATTTTGTGTTTTCTCTTTCTtcactcactttttttttaattggacCTATGGACTTGTAAATCTTGCTGGTAATAATTTGTTTGTAACTATAACATTTCAAGTTTAACAGCGCAATACCTGCGTAATGTGGCGATGTTCATGGCGGCAACGTTGTGGTTGTAGGGACAACTATTGGTCGTAGAGTCgacgtcaagtggtgtagataactaatgtaaaagtaaataaagtaaatggtaaataaagatattttaaaggaTAAATGACTGAGTGTacgtaatataatcattaagggtattttagaaattttctccaatataactttcaacatgaggttatttctttttataatatataataaatatataagttgGTAATGAGaggaagaaataaaaaagaaagaaaaaacaccAATACGTCCGTATTTTCCATCAAATTTGACCCAATTTGACAGGATAGAATTCCCTCAAGTTATTCAATTTGACTAATTAAGTAAGgataatcttgacccttgatttaaaatcaagggttaaaatTACTCTAACTTGACCTCTGAAGTTATTTCTAACTTTACAGACTTCTCCCCAATTTGACTCATGTCTGATGTGTGCATCCGTATCAATTCTAATACAAGTCCGATGTGGAGGCACTAGTGTAGTAGTACTAGGAGCGTTTTTATAACCATTAATACGTATGttccatttttatatatttcattcacaaaatagattttaaacTGATGCACGTACGTTAAAATTCCAGCGCAAGATGTAAGCCCACAAGACCACACCTAGTAACTAGTTTCTTTGTAACTAGACTCAATATAGTATATAGAAATCTTTTCATGATTTTGATATATAGCATATCCAACAGTATTTGAGATACCATAGGTGTTAATTGGTAGAAAATGAGAAATGGGCCTCTTTAACTTAGGTGGACCCCTTTTCAAGGAAACACCACTTCGACCATATAATTAGAATTTGGTCTTGGCTGGAGAGTGACTAGTAACTAATCCATGTGCCAAGAATAGAAAGTTACGGATAGATGACAATATAGAGTGGTTATTGATCAGTAGCGTAGTCCCTAATAAGAATGCTCGCTAATCAACATCATTCAATTCACTACTAATTTACATTATGATGTACGTATTTGTTAGTAGTTGTAGTATGTTTATCGGTTCCCTTTTTAATATATGAGTTAGGCCAACTCACAATCActaatttcattttgttttcaatttataTGCATATAACGTTGTATACAATACCAATATATGAAAAAAGCGCAACGAAATTTAATTGTGTTATTTAGATACACTTGATTTTAAAAAGAGTGTCATATGGTCCAATGTGTTCAAATTTATAATATCAAAGATGTGAATATTGAGAATTTGTATACACTTAGACCATCCGCATCAATTTAAGTTGTTTTTTCTATAGATCTCCTAACCAACATACAATATCTGTTTTCCAtacatctttttttaattacaaacattttttttaccaacaacaataacatattCATCATTCATATAAATACCtaattaatatacatacaattattatatacaaacacacactctctcttCATTCTTTACAATTTTTACCTACGGATAAACATCAAAGCTCCAAGTCATTATCCACAACAACACTCCCTTTACAAACATCCTCTTTCTCACCATGGATTTGTAACAAACATCTCCATTATGGATTGTCCTATGCCTCTATACACGTGTGATGTGACTCTATCCATTAGGCCATAGACATATGAGTcaaagtttttcaaaattttgattctTTGAGTCATTTgtacataataaataattaaacttcATTGTATTACGAATATATGGATCGACTCAAACCTAAGACTTAATTATTGACAAGATTTTGGAGACAAACCACTTAGCCCTTCTCTGGAAGGCGAAACCCGGCCCTAACTCTAGAAGGTGAAATCCGGATTTTGTTGACCTACCAAACCACTTAGCCCTTCTCCTTTAATTTGAATACAGTGTTTTAAGGAGTGGGAGTTGGAGTGATAGTAAATAGGTGGGTAGCTTTTGTTAATCACTATTGAAAGGCATGTATGCACAGGTTCTCCTATGAAGGTTCTCCTATGAAATTTACTATTCTTGTCACTGTTGCATATTACCTTATACAAACATATATCTAATCATCATCATGATCTACATTTATACAATATTCATTTGTACtgtatttgaatttatgtttttcttctttgataaacggtagtatattataaaatttcagGATTTATTCAAGTCAGCGATAGTTGTTGTACATTACTAATTTTACGGTGATCATCACTAGAGAAATTTAATATTAGTGGTCGTCCTTGCGGTTTATAAATTTTCTCAACTTTTTTCCATTTTACTACGGAGTAATACGGTTAACAAAGTAACTGAAATTCATTCATGCGCATTGCACATGATAAATGACAAAGTTGGAGAAATTCAAAAACCACATTtactaaaaataataagaaaaatttaAACACCATAGGGAGGACGGTCACTTATTAAGGGACAATCAGCTAGTACAGAAGTAGTGAGCACATGGACCTTCTTTTTAGACTTTAGTCAACGATTAATTGACCGGTGATACACGATACAGAAATAATATAACTGAAGTAAGGCTATCTCTAATGGAGGTGCCTTTAGATGATATTGGATATTTTTTGCTGTTAAAGTTTGTctaaaactaaggattttttaaAGGATGTCTTTACCTAAATGCATGCtcttacttgtccttacctagtataattttgttttagttagAGGTAAAAGggtatgtaaggatgtttgtatggttggagataaggTTATAGGATTTGAAAGACGTATAAAGATTTATAAGGATATACTATGACAGCTCAAGGACGTCTGTCCTTAACATTGAAGATAGCCTAATATTTACAAAGTATTGAAgtatatatcaaattaattaagtaATTCTTATTTAAGTTATTCATGAAGTGACACATATCATATGATAAACTATCTTGTAATGCATATATAGTGATTAGTCACCTCGATGCATCCCCTGCAACGTTTTCAAATTCACTGTATCAGACAAGACCACAAGATTAAGGAGTTGTTGATCGTTACGATTATTGACACAATATGGCAACATTATTTAGGATAGTTTGTGCAACATTATAGGTGTcatataaagatatattaatTTGAAGAAATATGGTTTGGTTTATAGTTAATAACCATCTTGTTCGAACATTAGCTAAATTGGTACGTactaaaaagaataatataatgCCTTTATTTTCAGTGGACTGCTAAATTTGTTTAAATACCGTCCTTTACATATTGTCTCCGAGAGCCTTAGaacctttaatttttaaaaatttttgttctttttgagTCATTTTTACACACATCTAACATGTTAATTACTTACGATAATCATAAAATTATTAGAAATTTTCTTTATATTCTATCAAAACAGAATTTCTTTTATCTATAAGTATATTCAaatttgtcaaaaataaaaaataaaaaatcatttgtATGTAATGTTCATTTGTATGTAATgtcaaataatatatttaactatTATTCAGGttcgtccaatggacgggtagtcttaaaatatactacgtattaatcaaagctaaaaaattaaaattcaagtatattaaatctcTATGACTAATATCACagtttaatcaatacgaaactaaagaaaaaaacatgtgaaaattaatttcatataaatattaatttcagtttaccttttttttccaattatatttaaataaaaaatttgcaagttgtaatatctaaacttactacaaaaacaaacaacaattttagactaaacgatttagagttaagctaaacaaaaagagaataaaaaagtgtaccaattcatcaacaaataccatctcgaacgttttgattttcttcgggttgttccactccaaGACATTCCATACTTGCACAACACAGAGTGGtcaaatgatggttaacatatGTTGgattaagatcttcaagataaactaatatggtcttattttttgttactAAAGAAGAAGTCATGATAAACCTATAATAGATaaccaattaaattaaaagagatataaaaataataataataccaatAATACTCCGTTTGAATCTCAAGTATAATTAGAAACTTCTAATAGACATAGTAAATTGATAACACTTAAAGTTA
The Erigeron canadensis isolate Cc75 chromosome 2, C_canadensis_v1, whole genome shotgun sequence DNA segment above includes these coding regions:
- the LOC122588338 gene encoding uncharacterized protein LOC122588338, which translates into the protein MSVLGDTVSTADSPHGKRPYPDAEVQTETNAALNPASLRQTRYAGVSTTNKSQSPGYAEHTFQTRIDRRTSITGKQSTTTNSSGTSNANSYSFATPSSRLDKGKGIAIGTRSSVQNPHIGSRGVSHIQPLKDVTNTWNQINARALSTNATITPIPQDHTLQARMSRRASLRDKSSQQNPINIYAKYYPTVSPASILDQRKRISIEGPCTPTIPQLGLRCSSANNSSYSSPSFLVSPKSLLSHGSTLLEPTLPVNMISSGTVQRSKRKSNLHHQSRSSANTSQINIDIVRAKGFAQARKRRKDILDAKRSKRRHTSNGNQIGQNINATRFDFSETRRLDFDAEDDDTNDNSRRGISTEYIDEEDPIYPCQSCGAMLWYSETLRGSGKGKSGSYTLCCKGGKIALPVFPKDPPELLMKLYTGNHPKSKHFLDNIRRYNTMFSFTSMGGRVDKEANKGRGPNVFRIQGGNCHRLGGLVPVGDSPPIFSQMYIYDTTNEVEHRLNAVSKDNPSSSRKIQPLDKDLIKDIQEMLDACNLLVGTFRLARDRYEENPSESFKLKLIGTRKKDGRTYCLPTAPEIAALVPGDIDYSFDKRDIIIESHSGDLQRISELHPQYLALQYPLIFAYAEDGYRVDIYHNNVEDLTTGKASKVTMRQFFAYMIQHRPHLQSLQLKSRKLFQQFLVDAYTMIESERISYIRFNQGNLRSESYDRLVKAVNKGNIEATYLGQGVILPSSFTGSSRYMMQNYLDAMAICKKFGYPDLFITFTCNPKWPELVRVLADERLSPEDAGDYIARMFKMKLDRLMKTFKEDHLFGKVEAYVYTIEFEKRGLPHAHICLFLGADYKLPEPADIDRIISAEIPDEETQPDLHKLVTDSMMHGPCGKANPNSPCMVETNSCSKNFPKEFIEHTTVDKDGHPVYRRRDNGRSVLKSNVPLDNSYVVPYNDTLLKMFQAHMNTEWCNQHGSIRYLFKYMNKGPDRVTAGVYDEEKDEIKDFFDARYLSACEAAWRIYAFDIHERYLAVIRLPYHLEKQQNVVFDPDTFEECVLESQSVNSTKFLMWMEMNKVDDLAQTLTYAQFVEKFTWIAKDKKWQRRQRGEPIGRIHHCSPRNSDLFYLRILLNHVVGPTSYEDIKTVNGKKCQTFQEACYELGLLEDDNEYIQCIQEASESASGHFLRTMFVMLLMSESLTRPAAVWNTTWKLLSEDILYRERRIHRRPDLELEDDDLKCLTLNEIEELLKRNGSSLTNFNNMPHPDNTEFILKEIDWLMTRRQHIVLDC